One window from the genome of Borrelia parkeri encodes:
- a CDS encoding variable large family protein, producing the protein MMKRITFCALLMTLFLLMSCGSGSTKTEDPKTTFLTSIANLGKGFLDVFTSLSDMVSGAFGIKADTKKSDIGKYFTSIEKTINTVKKKLQDEVATNGNYSKLKTVVDKFITGTLDKIAEGSETAASGLKDANSNLGAIEKADDNSKGANAISVGNLVKGIKTIVNVVLKPNEGDGVKDVTNPLDDDKKKIGKLFGDKTGNGAEEKHIAAASASIGAVTGSDILKAIAKSSDQSVSGKASEAKDSAGLAMANGDSTETTDLNAAAKKDAVIAAGIVLRSMAKDGKFIVKDTAANKTEAEAAKGVAANAVNKTLSTLIIAIRNTVDSGLKTISDALATVTQEDKSADSTTPTGATASGQQ; encoded by the coding sequence ATAATGAAAAGAATTACTTTTTGTGCGTTATTAATGACTTTATTTTTACTTATGAGTTGTGGTAGTGGTAGTACTAAGACGGAAGATCCTAAAACCACTTTCTTAACTTCTATTGCTAATTTGGGTAAAGGTTTCTTAGATGTTTTTACTTCCCTTTCTGATATGGTTTCTGGTGCTTTTGGCATTAAAGCAGATACTAAGAAATCTGATATTGGTAAGTATTTCACTTCTATTGAAAAAACTATTAATACAGTTAAAAAGAAGTTACAAGATGAAGTTGCTACTAATGGAAATTACTCAAAACTTAAAACAGTTGTTGATAAGTTTATTACAGGCACATTAGACAAGATCGCAGAAGGGTCTGAAACAGCTGCTAGTGGTCTTAAAGATGCTAATAGTAATTTGGGAGCTATAGAAAAAGCTGATGATAATAGTAAAGGAGCAAATGCAATTAGTGTAGGAAATCTAGTTAAAGGAATAAAAACTATAGTAAATGTGGTTTTAAAACCAAATGAAGGTGATGGGGTAAAAGATGTAACTAATCCTCTTGATGACGATAAGAAAAAAATAGGAAAACTATTTGGTGATAAAACCGGTAATGGAGCAGAAGAGAAACATATAGCTGCTGCTAGTGCTTCAATTGGTGCAGTGACTGGGTCTGATATACTAAAAGCTATTGCTAAGTCTAGTGATCAATCAGTTTCTGGTAAGGCAAGTGAGGCAAAAGATTCAGCAGGGCTTGCAATGGCTAATGGTGATTCAACTGAAACTACTGACTTAAATGCAGCAGCAAAGAAAGATGCAGTTATTGCTGCTGGTATAGTTCTAAGGTCTATGGCTAAGGATGGTAAATTTATTGTTAAGGATACTGCTGCAAATAAAACTGAGGCTGAGGCAGCTAAAGGGGTTGCTGCTAATGCTGTAAACAAAACTTTAAGTACTTTAATAATAGCAATAAGGAATACTGTTGATAGTGGTTTAAAGACAATAAGTGATGCTCTTGCTACAGTTACACAAGAAGATAAATCCGCAGATTCTACTACACCTACAGGCGCTACAGCTAGTGGACAACAATAA